The proteins below come from a single Prochlorococcus marinus CUG1415 genomic window:
- the murI gene encoding glutamate racemase — MKLKIGIFDSGIGGFTILNSLLKTRKDVEVFYLADTKRIPFGKKKFKEIRSIAKEICLFFEDKNLDALLIACNTTNACALDILENNLRVPCFDLINSVSEIVDKQIIGILATEATVRSSYYKNAISSKKENSRIFQQECPEFVSEIEKEKLNLNKLNYLSDLYLRPLKKNNIEELILGCSHYPLIYDILRKKIDSNIKIIDPSAALIKKFNESFAILKTELYESLSYENVEFFVTSEKDVFCKKVKFWFEINKEIRLVNLRSNV; from the coding sequence GTGAAACTAAAAATAGGTATATTTGACAGTGGCATAGGTGGTTTTACTATCCTTAATTCTTTATTGAAAACACGTAAAGATGTTGAAGTTTTTTATTTAGCTGATACAAAAAGAATCCCTTTTGGCAAAAAAAAATTTAAAGAGATAAGATCAATCGCTAAAGAGATTTGCCTCTTTTTTGAAGATAAGAATTTGGATGCACTTTTAATAGCGTGTAACACTACAAATGCGTGTGCACTTGATATCCTAGAAAATAACTTAAGAGTCCCTTGTTTTGACCTTATAAACTCAGTATCGGAAATAGTTGACAAACAAATAATTGGGATCTTGGCAACAGAAGCAACAGTTAGATCATCATATTACAAAAACGCTATAAGTTCTAAAAAAGAGAATTCAAGAATATTTCAGCAGGAATGCCCCGAATTTGTGTCAGAAATTGAAAAAGAAAAGCTAAATCTTAATAAATTAAATTATCTTTCGGATTTGTATCTAAGACCACTCAAAAAAAACAATATTGAAGAATTAATACTTGGATGTAGCCATTATCCTTTGATTTATGACATTTTAAGAAAAAAAATAGACTCAAATATAAAAATAATTGACCCATCAGCAGCGTTAATAAAAAAATTTAATGAATCTTTTGCTATTCTAAAAACGGAACTCTATGAAAGTCTTTCTTACGAAAATGTAGAATTCTTTGTTACTTCAGAAAAAGATGTATTTTGCAAAAAAGTTAAATTTTGGTTTGAAATTAATAAAGAAATTAGGTTAGTTAACCTCCGAAGCAATGTTTGA
- the sds gene encoding solanesyl diphosphate synthase produces the protein MNTVTELLQPVENDLDDLILELKNLIGAGHPILQAAAEHLFSAGGKRLRPGIVLLISKAISPKFSLTSKHKRLAEITEMIHTASLVHDDVVDEASTRRGVDTVHSRFNARVAVLAGDFLFAQASWHLANLDNLNVVKLLSRVIMDLAEGEIKQNLNRFDSAQSFPKYINKSYCKTASLIANSCKSAGVLSDLNDEKLTSLYNFGKNIGLAFQVVDDILDFTGNDKELGKPAVSDLASGYLTAPVLYALEENKQLSVLINRELAEKDDLDDALNIIMNSKAIESSRKLAEDFAMISKESIVWIPDSDYKRALLALPEFVLSRIY, from the coding sequence ATGAACACAGTAACAGAACTACTACAACCAGTTGAAAATGATCTTGATGATCTTATTCTTGAACTGAAAAATCTTATAGGAGCTGGTCATCCAATTCTTCAAGCCGCAGCGGAACACCTTTTTAGTGCTGGGGGTAAAAGACTGAGACCAGGTATAGTCCTCTTAATTTCAAAAGCAATATCCCCTAAATTTAGTCTAACAAGTAAACATAAAAGGCTGGCTGAAATTACTGAAATGATTCATACAGCATCATTAGTCCACGATGATGTTGTTGATGAGGCTTCTACAAGAAGGGGTGTTGATACAGTACATAGCAGATTTAATGCCAGAGTAGCTGTTTTGGCAGGTGATTTTTTATTTGCTCAAGCAAGTTGGCATTTGGCAAATCTTGATAATTTAAATGTAGTTAAATTACTAAGTAGAGTGATAATGGATTTAGCTGAAGGTGAAATTAAACAAAATTTAAATAGATTTGATTCAGCCCAATCTTTTCCCAAATACATCAATAAAAGCTATTGTAAAACAGCATCATTAATAGCAAATAGTTGTAAATCAGCTGGAGTTTTGAGTGATCTTAATGATGAGAAATTAACCTCTTTGTACAATTTTGGCAAAAATATTGGTTTGGCTTTTCAAGTTGTAGATGACATACTTGATTTTACTGGAAACGATAAAGAACTAGGAAAACCCGCTGTAAGCGATCTTGCTAGTGGATATCTTACTGCACCAGTTTTATATGCCTTAGAAGAAAATAAGCAATTATCTGTTCTTATAAACAGAGAACTTGCTGAAAAAGATGATTTAGATGATGCTCTTAATATTATTATGAATTCTAAAGCTATCGAAAGTTCCAGAAAACTAGCTGAGGATTTTGCAATGATCTCTAAAGAATCCATAGTCTGGATTCCTGATTCAGACTATAAGAGAGCGTTGTTAGCTCTACCAGAATTTGTTCTCAGCCGTATTTATTAG